A single genomic interval of Cyprinus carpio isolate SPL01 chromosome B24, ASM1834038v1, whole genome shotgun sequence harbors:
- the LOC122142195 gene encoding uncharacterized protein LOC122142195 — protein MAETICGCLRVLSSVIAGQSIVVVTMNGRYDLRLPQIRCKACEATWIPAVDDLIHNDYWPATSHYSTVYATDVLFSFEEMKVTAPGMSSQAFLRMLDQRTVRVGRSGNITADSFQKSFLEWEAVRFEVDKLCQEDHFDCPACSPDMLAVSVDGNHKHYRFKSAARSLEEVSVEGNGQQRVKRLRSPQEKRTRRAWNSLYVVMVFSFVPSIYSVDLSTKRKAFDIVMAVRRLEEEKRILIAEMNKHWKSLCTRADTLK, from the exons ATGGCAGAGACAATATGCGGTTGTCTACGAGTATTGTCCAGTGTCATCGCAGGACAGTCCATAGTTGTGGTTACAATGAATG GGCGATATGATCTCAGATTGCCTCAGATTAGATGCAAAGCATGTGAAGCCACTTGGATTCCTGCAGTGGATGACCTGATCCATAATGACTACTGGCCTGCCACTTCTCACTATTCAACTGTGTACGCAACAGAtgtccttttttcttttgaagaGATGAAGGTGACTGCACCAGGGATGTCTAGCCAAGCATTTCTTAGAATGCTGGATCAACGCACTGTTCGCGTTGGCCGT AGCGGAAACATCACAGCAGACAGCTTCCAGAAAAGCTTCTTGGAGTGGGAAGCTGTCCGATTCGAAGTGGACAAATTATGCCAGGAGGACCACTTTGACTGCCCAGCGTGCAGCCCAGACATGCTTGCAGTATCTGTTGATGGAAACCATAAGCACTACAGATTCAAGAGTGCAGCAAG GTCTTTGGAAGAGGTGTCTGTGGAGGGCAATGGTCAGCAGCGTGTGAAACGTCTCAGAAGTCCTCAGGAAAAACGGACAAGGAGGGCCTGGAACTCGCTGTATGTCGTCATGGTGTTCTCCTTCGTGCCCTCAATAT ACTCTGTAGATCTAAGTACAAAGAGGAAGGCATTCGACATTGTGATGGCAGTAAGGAGACTTGAGGAGGAGAAGAGGATTCTTATTGCAGAGATGAACAAGCATTGGAAGTCTCTTTGTACCCGTGCAGACACCCTGAAGTAG